One part of the Lysobacterales bacterium genome encodes these proteins:
- a CDS encoding riboflavin synthase, which yields MFTGIIESVGRISALEPVGGDVRLHIDTGTLDLRDVVLGESIAVSGVCLTVIAFEAASFAADVSNETLSRTTLGGLKPGSAVNLERAMRADGRFGGHMVSGHVDGVGEVVSVSEDARSQRWRFRVPTNLARYIAEKGSICIEGTSLTVNAVDGAEFEVNLVPHTVAHTNFGGLGAGARVNIEVDLVARYLERLVAAQGIGD from the coding sequence ATGTTCACTGGAATCATCGAATCTGTCGGCCGCATCAGCGCGCTGGAACCTGTGGGCGGCGACGTGCGCCTGCACATCGATACCGGCACGCTCGACCTGCGCGACGTGGTGCTGGGCGAGAGCATCGCGGTCAGCGGCGTCTGCCTGACCGTGATCGCCTTCGAGGCAGCGAGCTTCGCGGCGGACGTCTCCAACGAGACCCTGTCTCGCACCACCCTGGGCGGCCTCAAGCCGGGCTCGGCGGTCAACCTGGAGCGCGCCATGCGCGCTGACGGCCGTTTCGGCGGGCATATGGTGTCCGGCCACGTCGATGGCGTCGGCGAGGTGGTCTCGGTCAGCGAGGACGCCCGCTCGCAGCGCTGGCGCTTCCGCGTCCCGACCAACCTCGCGCGCTACATCGCCGAGAAGGGTTCGATCTGCATCGAAGGCACCAGCCTGACGGTCAACGCCGTCGACGGCGCCGAGTTTGAGGTCAACCTGGTCCCGCACACCGTCGCCCACACCAACTTCGGCGGGCTCGGCGCTGGCGCGCGCGTCAACATCGAGGTGGATCTGGTGGCGAGGTATCTTGAGCGGCTAGTCGCCGCTCAGGGGATTGGGGATTAG
- a CDS encoding serine hydroxymethyltransferase, which yields MFSASMKIEGYDPELAAAMAAEHQRQEDHVELIASENYASPRVLEAQGSVLTNKYAEGYPGKRYYGGCEHVDVAERLAIERCKQLFGADYANVQPHSGSQANQGVFLALLQPGDTILGMSLAHGGHLTHGAKVNASGKLFNAVQYGVDEQGLIDMDEVERLAVEHRPKMVIAGFSAYSQVLDWARFRAIADKVGAYLFVDMAHIAGLVAAGVYPNPLPHAHVVTSTTHKTLRGPRGGIIVFSREGAGDKAEELEKKLQSIVFPGIQGGPLMHVIAAKAVAFKEALEPEFKAYQQQVVKNAQAMAKTLIARGYKIVSGGTENHLMLIDLIGREVSGKDAEAALGKAHITVNKNSVPNDPRSPFVTSGLRIGTPAVTTRGYTEADCVELANLIADVLDAPTDAAVLARVTDAVTAQCRKYRVYQ from the coding sequence ATGTTCAGTGCCTCCATGAAGATCGAAGGCTACGACCCCGAACTCGCCGCGGCCATGGCCGCCGAGCATCAGCGTCAGGAGGATCACGTCGAACTCATCGCCTCGGAGAACTACGCCAGCCCGCGCGTGCTGGAGGCGCAGGGCAGCGTGCTCACCAACAAGTACGCCGAGGGATATCCGGGCAAGCGCTACTACGGCGGCTGCGAACACGTCGACGTCGCCGAGCGCCTGGCCATCGAGCGCTGCAAGCAGCTGTTTGGCGCGGACTACGCCAACGTGCAGCCGCACTCGGGCAGTCAGGCCAACCAGGGCGTGTTCCTGGCCCTGCTGCAGCCGGGCGACACGATTCTTGGAATGAGCCTGGCCCATGGCGGCCATCTGACCCACGGCGCCAAGGTCAATGCCTCCGGCAAGCTGTTCAACGCGGTGCAGTACGGCGTTGACGAGCAGGGTCTGATCGACATGGACGAAGTCGAGCGCCTGGCGGTCGAGCACCGGCCGAAGATGGTCATCGCCGGTTTCTCCGCCTACTCGCAGGTGCTCGACTGGGCGCGCTTCCGCGCCATTGCCGACAAGGTGGGTGCTTACCTGTTCGTCGACATGGCCCACATCGCCGGTCTGGTCGCCGCCGGCGTCTACCCCAACCCCCTGCCGCATGCCCACGTGGTCACCAGCACCACCCACAAGACCCTGCGCGGCCCGCGCGGCGGCATCATCGTGTTCAGCCGCGAGGGCGCTGGCGACAAGGCCGAGGAGCTGGAAAAGAAACTGCAGAGCATCGTCTTCCCGGGCATCCAGGGCGGCCCGCTGATGCACGTCATCGCCGCCAAGGCCGTCGCCTTCAAAGAGGCGCTTGAGCCCGAGTTCAAGGCCTACCAGCAGCAGGTGGTGAAGAACGCGCAGGCGATGGCGAAAACGCTGATCGCGCGCGGCTACAAGATCGTGTCGGGCGGCACCGAGAACCACCTGATGCTGATCGACCTGATCGGCCGCGAGGTCAGCGGCAAGGATGCCGAAGCCGCACTCGGCAAGGCGCACATCACGGTCAACAAGAACTCCGTGCCGAACGACCCGCGCTCACCCTTCGTCACCTCGGGCCTGCGCATCGGCACCCCCGCCGTCACCACCCGCGGCTACACGGAGGCCGACTGCGTCGAGTTGGCGAACCTGATCGCCGACGTACTCGACGCACCGACCGATGCCGCCGTGCTGGCCCGCGTGACGGATGCCGTCACGGCACAATGCCGGAAGTATCGGGTGTATCAGTGA
- the ribD gene encoding bifunctional diaminohydroxyphosphoribosylaminopyrimidine deaminase/5-amino-6-(5-phosphoribosylamino)uracil reductase RibD — MARALRLAARGLFTTQPNPRVGCVIARGDAVLGEGWHIRAGGPHAEVHALHAAGESARGATAYVTLEPCGLHGRTPPCADALIAAAVARVVIACEDAFQSEGGALARMRAAGIEVVSGLMREDARELNIGFFSRVERGRPFVRLKLAASLDGRIALASGESKWITGEAARADVQRWRARSSAILTGSGTALADNPRLTVRLPDTDFLPPLRVLLDRELRLSPSAHLLADGAAPTLVFHADRIAASADCAPHVMRCGVPEREGALDLNAVVTELAQRGINELLVECGPRLAGALMRNGLVDELLLYQAPVLLGGDAQPMLDALLLARLDQRTAWRVIERRQIGDDQCLRLRSA, encoded by the coding sequence ATGGCGCGAGCGCTGCGTCTGGCCGCGCGCGGGCTGTTCACCACCCAGCCCAATCCGCGGGTGGGCTGCGTGATCGCGCGCGGCGATGCGGTGTTGGGCGAGGGCTGGCATATCCGCGCCGGCGGCCCACACGCCGAGGTGCACGCGCTGCATGCGGCCGGCGAGTCGGCGCGCGGCGCCACGGCTTACGTCACCCTGGAGCCCTGCGGCCTGCACGGGCGCACGCCGCCCTGCGCGGACGCCTTGATCGCGGCCGCCGTCGCGCGGGTGGTGATCGCCTGCGAAGACGCTTTCCAGAGCGAGGGTGGGGCGCTGGCGCGCATGCGCGCGGCGGGCATCGAGGTCGTCTCGGGGCTGATGCGCGAAGACGCGCGCGAGCTGAACATCGGCTTCTTCAGCCGCGTCGAGCGCGGGCGGCCGTTCGTGCGGCTCAAGCTCGCGGCCAGCCTGGACGGGCGCATCGCGCTGGCCTCCGGCGAGTCGAAGTGGATCACCGGCGAAGCCGCGCGCGCCGACGTGCAGCGCTGGCGTGCGCGGTCCTCGGCCATCCTCACCGGCAGCGGCACCGCGCTGGCGGATAACCCCAGGCTTACCGTGCGCCTGCCTGACACCGACTTCCTGCCGCCGCTGCGCGTGCTGCTCGACCGTGAGCTGCGCCTGTCGCCTTCGGCGCATCTGCTGGCCGACGGCGCCGCACCCACGCTGGTGTTTCACGCCGATCGCATCGCCGCATCCGCAGACTGCGCGCCGCATGTGATGCGCTGCGGGGTTCCTGAGCGCGAGGGCGCGCTTGATCTCAACGCTGTGGTCACCGAACTGGCGCAGCGCGGCATCAATGAACTGCTGGTGGAATGCGGCCCCCGGCTCGCCGGAGCGCTGATGCGCAACGGTCTGGTGGATGAGCTACTGCTGTACCAGGCGCCGGTGCTGCTGGGCGGCGACGCGCAGCCGATGCTCGATGCGCTGCTTCTGGCGCGGCTTGATCAACGCACCGCGTGGCGGGTGATCGAGCGCCGCCAGATCGGCGACGACCAGTGCCTGCGCCTGCGGTCTGCATAA
- the nrdR gene encoding transcriptional repressor NrdR: protein MRCPFCQHEDSRVVDSRVSEDGGSIRRRRECPACGERFSTLETVEIKLPAIVKSDGRREAFDERKLRGSLGKALQKRPVSEAQVDEAVRGVVRQLRLSAERELPSRQLGEWVMEALRGLDQVAYVRFASVYRRFEDVQAFREEIEKLERELPGLDKVQLPLLQDLPLPPLRSRK from the coding sequence ATGCGCTGCCCCTTCTGCCAGCACGAGGACAGCCGCGTCGTCGACAGTCGCGTCAGCGAGGATGGCGGCAGCATTCGCCGGCGGCGTGAGTGTCCCGCCTGCGGCGAGCGCTTCTCGACGCTGGAGACGGTGGAGATCAAGCTGCCGGCCATCGTGAAGAGCGACGGCCGGCGCGAGGCCTTCGATGAGCGCAAGCTGCGCGGCAGCCTCGGCAAGGCGCTGCAGAAGCGGCCGGTGTCCGAGGCGCAGGTCGATGAGGCCGTGCGCGGCGTGGTTCGGCAGCTGAGGCTCTCAGCGGAACGCGAGCTGCCCTCGCGCCAGCTCGGCGAGTGGGTGATGGAGGCCCTGCGCGGTCTGGATCAGGTCGCCTACGTGCGTTTCGCCTCGGTCTACCGTCGTTTCGAGGACGTGCAGGCTTTCCGCGAGGAGATCGAGAAGCTCGAGCGCGAGCTGCCTGGCCTCGACAAGGTGCAGCTGCCCCTGCTGCAGGACCTGCCGCTGCCGCCCTTGCGGAGTCGCAAGTGA
- the ribB gene encoding 3,4-dihydroxy-2-butanone-4-phosphate synthase gives MPFSPIPELLEEIRAGRMVVIVDDEDRENEGDLIMAAELVRPQDINFMVTHARGLVCLSLTRERCQQLALPPMVVDNNSPYRTNFTVSIEAAEGVTTGISAYDRAHTIRTAVKPDARAADLRQPGHIFPLTAQPGGVLARTGHTEAASDLPRLAGLEPAGVLVEILNPDGSMARRPDLEVFAREHGLKMGSIEDLVAYRLANEHTVERIDSREIPTRFGAFTLHTYRDRLSHELHFALVRGEIHADQPTLVRVHVKNPLADVLHWQRPDFGVAAIDALQAIDREGRGVLVVLTEPQSTEQLLARITGDSPQSGHGDAGPAGARAGQWRRNGAGSQILADLGAGKLRVLGTPRRQIGLGGFGLEVVGYV, from the coding sequence ATGCCCTTCTCCCCCATCCCCGAACTCCTCGAAGAAATCCGCGCCGGTCGCATGGTCGTCATCGTCGATGACGAGGACCGTGAGAACGAAGGCGACCTGATCATGGCGGCCGAGCTGGTGCGGCCGCAGGACATCAACTTCATGGTCACCCACGCGCGCGGGCTGGTGTGCCTATCGCTGACGCGCGAGCGCTGCCAGCAGCTGGCGCTGCCGCCGATGGTGGTCGACAACAACTCGCCCTACCGCACCAACTTCACGGTCTCGATTGAGGCGGCCGAGGGCGTGACCACCGGTATTTCGGCCTACGACCGCGCCCACACGATTCGTACCGCCGTGAAGCCCGATGCGCGCGCCGCCGATTTGCGTCAGCCCGGCCACATCTTTCCGCTCACCGCCCAGCCCGGCGGCGTGCTGGCGCGCACCGGCCACACCGAAGCCGCCTCGGACCTGCCGCGACTTGCGGGTCTGGAGCCGGCCGGCGTACTGGTCGAGATCCTGAACCCCGACGGCAGCATGGCGCGACGGCCCGACCTTGAGGTCTTCGCCCGCGAGCACGGCCTCAAGATGGGCTCGATCGAGGATCTGGTCGCCTACCGGCTGGCCAACGAGCACACCGTCGAGCGCATCGACAGCCGCGAGATTCCGACCCGCTTCGGCGCCTTCACCCTGCACACCTACCGCGACCGGCTCAGTCACGAGCTGCACTTCGCGCTGGTGCGCGGTGAGATCCATGCCGATCAGCCGACCCTGGTTCGCGTCCACGTCAAGAACCCGCTGGCCGACGTGCTGCACTGGCAGCGCCCGGATTTCGGCGTGGCCGCGATCGACGCGCTGCAGGCGATCGACCGTGAAGGCCGGGGTGTGCTGGTGGTGCTCACCGAGCCGCAGTCGACCGAGCAGCTGCTGGCGCGGATCACCGGCGACAGCCCGCAGTCCGGCCACGGCGATGCCGGCCCCGCCGGTGCCCGCGCTGGTCAGTGGCGTCGCAACGGCGCCGGCTCGCAGATCCTGGCCGACTTGGGCGCCGGCAAGCTGCGCGTGCTGGGCACCCCGCGCCGGCAGATCGGTCTGGGCGGATTTGGGCTGGAGGTGGTGGGGTATGTGTGA
- a CDS encoding GNAT family N-acetyltransferase — MSQRLHTPQPVEPIPPYRITWLSAHRDLVPTLAAWHYDAFRNYVPNWSVAAAAAELATHRLHELPCTLVAISEDDEALGSVSLLEEDPPGGPEHAPWLASFYVRADLRGRGVGRALMQRASSEAFDMGHAYLHLWTRDQAPYYERHGWERVGVVRLPVGPAILMRTRTRPNAPEPESVAEDS, encoded by the coding sequence GTGAGCCAGCGCCTGCACACCCCACAGCCGGTCGAGCCGATCCCGCCCTACCGGATCACCTGGCTGTCGGCGCATCGGGACCTGGTCCCGACGCTGGCCGCCTGGCACTACGATGCCTTCCGGAACTACGTGCCGAACTGGAGCGTGGCGGCCGCCGCAGCCGAGCTTGCGACGCACCGCCTCCATGAACTGCCCTGCACCCTGGTGGCGATCAGCGAGGACGACGAGGCCCTGGGCTCGGTCAGCCTGCTGGAGGAAGATCCGCCGGGCGGCCCGGAACACGCCCCCTGGCTAGCCAGCTTCTACGTCCGCGCCGATCTGCGCGGTCGCGGCGTTGGTCGCGCCCTGATGCAGCGCGCCAGCAGCGAGGCCTTCGACATGGGCCATGCCTACCTGCATCTCTGGACTCGCGATCAGGCCCCGTACTACGAGCGTCACGGCTGGGAGCGCGTGGGCGTGGTGCGTCTGCCGGTGGGGCCGGCGATCCTGATGCGCACCCGCACCCGTCCGAATGCACCGGAGCCCGAGAGCGTCGCGGAGGATTCGTAG